One segment of Alnus glutinosa chromosome 2, dhAlnGlut1.1, whole genome shotgun sequence DNA contains the following:
- the LOC133859504 gene encoding fasciclin-like arabinogalactan protein 13 — MASTPLSLILFALNLQLLLISPQTNAQTPSAPAPSPTGPANLTGILDKAGQYTTFIRLLNETQVGNQIQNQLNSSSEGVSVFAPTDNAFNNLKAGTINSLTDQQKVQLVLYHVTPKYYSLSDFQTVSNPVRTQASGDSGVWGLNFTGNGNGNQVNVSTGIVVTQINNPLRQQFPLAVYQVDKVLLPEELFGAKPAASAPPPAKTPSGSTNTTTNTTAGTPTPPAAAGGRNVVGWGLALGLGLVCMGALS; from the coding sequence ATGGCTTCCACACctctttctctcattctctttGCCCTCAACCTGCAACTACTACTCATTTCTCCTCAAACCAATGCCCAAACCCCCTCAGCCCCGGCGCCATCTCCCACCGGCCCCGCCAACCTCACTGGAATCCTCGATAAAGCCGGACAATACACCACCTTCATTCGCCTCCTCAACGAGACCCAAGTGGGcaaccaaatccaaaaccagCTCAACAGCTCCAGTGAGGGCGTGAGTGTCTTCGCCCCGACCGACAATGCCTTCAACAATCTCAAAGCTGGGACTATAAACAGCCTCACAGACCAACAAAAAGTCCAGCTTGTTCTGTACCACGTAACGCCTAAATACTACTCTCTATCCGATTTCCAAACAGTTTCCAACCCCGTTCGTACTCAAGCCTCCGGCGACTCTGGTGTCTGGGGCCTTAACTTCACCGGCAACGGCAACGGCAACCAAGTCAATGTCTCAACCGGCATCGTTGTAACACAAATCAACAACCCGTTAAGACAACAATTTCCTTTGGCGGTTTACCAAGTGGACAAAGTGCTGTTGCCTGAGGAATTGTTTGGTGCTAAACCAGCCGCTTCCGCACCGCCGCCGGCAAAAACTCCATCTGGCAGCACGAATACTACGACAAACACCACGGCCGGCACGCCAACTCCGCCTGCGGCTGCGGGTGGGAGAAATGTGGTGGGTTGGGGTTTGGCTCTTGGGCTTGGGTTAGTGTGCATGGGGGCTCTCTCTTGA